One Streptomyces hundungensis DNA segment encodes these proteins:
- a CDS encoding molybdopterin-dependent oxidoreductase has product MKPRLPAVRPPVFRGRLHDARTATSIGRWLGVAIAVCFGTGLISHYLQHQPGWLLDVLPSRPVWGYRLSQGLHVASGIAAIPLLLAKLWTVYPRLFAWPPLRSVRHALERLSVAVLVAGAVFELFTGLLNTVQWYPWPFSFVPVHFAVAWLLAGALMLHVAVKYPEIRAHWAKESPGTLALPTADGPDRRSLLSGVAAAVGAVTLTTVGQAFTPLKFFDVLAPRHPDHGAQGLPVNRSARAAGTTQVDADAYRLTVAGPRPYTLTLAELAALTQHESVLPIACVEGWSKSAHWTGVRIAELLRRAGAPPDAGVRVISLEQYGAYRVMEMGREYAHDPLTLLALRLNGQILTADHGFPARVIAPNRPGVLQTKWVTRLEVL; this is encoded by the coding sequence ATGAAGCCACGACTTCCCGCAGTGCGGCCGCCCGTCTTCCGGGGCAGACTGCACGACGCCCGCACGGCGACCTCGATCGGCCGCTGGCTGGGCGTCGCCATCGCGGTCTGCTTCGGCACCGGCCTGATCAGCCACTACCTCCAGCACCAGCCGGGCTGGCTGCTGGACGTGCTGCCGAGCAGGCCCGTCTGGGGGTACCGGCTCAGCCAGGGCCTGCACGTGGCGTCCGGAATCGCCGCGATCCCGCTGCTGCTCGCCAAGTTGTGGACGGTCTACCCGAGGCTGTTCGCCTGGCCGCCGCTGCGTTCCGTACGCCACGCCCTGGAGCGGCTCTCGGTCGCGGTCCTGGTGGCGGGCGCGGTCTTCGAACTGTTCACCGGCCTCCTCAACACGGTGCAGTGGTACCCCTGGCCGTTCTCCTTCGTGCCGGTGCACTTCGCCGTGGCCTGGCTCCTCGCCGGCGCCCTGATGCTGCACGTGGCCGTCAAGTACCCCGAGATCAGGGCGCATTGGGCCAAGGAGTCGCCCGGCACCCTGGCCCTGCCGACCGCCGACGGACCCGACCGGCGCTCACTGCTGAGCGGAGTGGCGGCCGCGGTCGGCGCGGTCACCCTGACCACCGTCGGTCAGGCCTTCACCCCGCTGAAGTTCTTCGACGTCCTCGCACCGCGCCACCCCGATCACGGCGCCCAGGGGCTCCCCGTCAACCGCAGCGCGCGGGCGGCCGGAACCACCCAAGTCGACGCCGACGCCTACCGGTTGACGGTTGCGGGACCCCGCCCCTACACCCTCACCCTCGCCGAACTGGCCGCGCTCACCCAGCACGAATCCGTGCTGCCCATCGCCTGCGTCGAGGGCTGGAGCAAGTCCGCGCACTGGACGGGCGTACGCATCGCCGAGCTGCTGCGCCGGGCCGGCGCCCCACCGGACGCCGGGGTGCGGGTGATCTCCCTGGAACAGTACGGCGCCTACCGGGTGATGGAGATGGGCCGCGAGTACGCCCACGACCCGCTGACCCTGCTCGCTCTGCGACTCAACGGACAGATCCTGACCGCGGACCACGGATTCCCCGCCCGTGTGATCGCCCCCAACCGCCCCGGCGTGTTGCAGACCAAGTGGGTCACCCGACTGGAGGTGCTGTGA
- a CDS encoding VOC family protein — protein sequence MSVQLNHTIIGSRDNRVSAQFLANMLGLEVGAEWGPFVPVVTSNGVTLDFATVPEGAEITPQHYAFLVSEEEFDSAFQRITELKLPYFADPYRKHPNEINHNDGGRGVYFPDPSGHWLELLTVPYGGWK from the coding sequence GTGTCAGTACAGTTGAATCACACCATCATCGGATCCCGTGACAACCGGGTGTCCGCGCAATTCCTGGCCAATATGCTCGGTCTTGAGGTCGGCGCGGAATGGGGGCCGTTCGTCCCCGTCGTGACCAGCAACGGAGTCACTCTCGACTTCGCGACCGTGCCCGAGGGCGCCGAGATCACGCCTCAGCATTACGCGTTCCTGGTCTCCGAGGAGGAGTTCGACTCCGCATTCCAGCGGATTACGGAATTGAAGCTTCCGTACTTCGCGGATCCGTATCGCAAGCACCCGAACGAGATCAACCACAACGACGGCGGACGCGGTGTGTATTTCCCCGATCCGTCGGGGCACTGGCTTGAACTCCTGACCGTTCCCTACGGCGGCTGGAAGTAA
- a CDS encoding glycosyltransferase family 87 protein — translation MTHRRTVCTAVLLAALTTVLVFTVLKDGFRADPAGLSWWYAAAWLLFALAAWSLRAVPARHRAALIVAGSIAVASTGLLAPPRTSTDAYRYAWDGRVQASGISPYDHAPADPEVAPLRDTWLFPTGPAQCAGPERARVDGGCTRLNRPTVHTIYPPVAEAYYLLVDEISPRGTRLHPLQIGGALFAVGTTLVLVRILRRRGPDGTPGRVTGAALWAWCPAVPLEAVNNAHIDVLAVLLTVAGLGALTGGRGPGIGRLRAAAGGVLIGAGIAVKMLPAMVLPAVLRRRPVTVLLSTAGLVALSYLPYALLSHSSVFGYLGGYTEEEGYDDPSGQGRFALLRMVLPDAWALPVALAALLGVTVYVLRRATPERPWSAALLLFGWAFLLLTPGYSWYALLVVALVALDGRWEWLTVAVAGACVYVAAKALGDFPMAKTAYAVAACAVLAGWALRRRRRPERETDRREVVSQGRVTV, via the coding sequence GTGACCCATCGACGTACCGTATGCACCGCCGTCCTGCTCGCGGCCCTCACCACCGTCCTCGTCTTCACCGTTCTCAAAGACGGCTTCCGCGCCGACCCCGCCGGGCTTTCGTGGTGGTACGCGGCGGCCTGGCTGTTGTTCGCCCTCGCCGCCTGGTCGCTGCGCGCGGTGCCGGCGCGCCACCGTGCGGCGCTGATCGTGGCGGGCTCCATCGCGGTCGCCTCGACCGGACTGCTCGCTCCCCCGCGCACCAGCACGGACGCCTACCGGTACGCCTGGGACGGGCGGGTGCAGGCCTCCGGGATCTCCCCCTACGACCACGCGCCGGCCGACCCCGAGGTGGCCCCGCTGCGGGACACCTGGCTCTTTCCCACGGGCCCCGCGCAGTGCGCGGGGCCCGAGCGGGCCCGGGTGGACGGCGGGTGCACCCGCCTCAACAGGCCGACCGTGCACACCATTTACCCCCCGGTCGCCGAGGCGTACTACTTGCTGGTGGACGAGATCTCGCCCCGTGGGACACGTCTCCACCCGCTCCAGATCGGTGGCGCCCTGTTCGCGGTGGGCACCACCCTCGTGCTGGTGCGCATCCTGCGGCGGCGCGGCCCGGACGGCACACCGGGCCGGGTGACGGGAGCCGCCCTCTGGGCGTGGTGTCCGGCCGTGCCCCTGGAGGCGGTCAACAACGCCCATATCGACGTCCTGGCCGTCCTGTTGACCGTCGCGGGCCTCGGCGCCCTGACAGGGGGACGCGGGCCCGGGATCGGCAGGCTTCGCGCCGCGGCGGGCGGTGTGCTGATCGGCGCGGGCATCGCCGTCAAGATGCTGCCCGCGATGGTCCTGCCCGCGGTCCTGCGACGACGACCGGTCACCGTGCTGCTCTCCACCGCCGGCCTGGTCGCGCTCTCCTACCTTCCCTACGCCCTCCTCTCCCACTCCTCCGTGTTCGGCTACCTCGGCGGCTACACCGAGGAGGAGGGGTACGACGACCCGTCGGGGCAGGGCCGGTTCGCGCTGCTGCGCATGGTGCTGCCCGACGCCTGGGCCCTGCCGGTCGCGCTCGCCGCGCTGCTCGGGGTGACGGTGTACGTCCTGCGGCGCGCGACGCCCGAACGCCCTTGGTCAGCGGCCCTGTTGCTGTTCGGCTGGGCCTTTCTGCTCCTGACCCCGGGCTACTCCTGGTACGCCCTGCTCGTCGTCGCGCTTGTGGCGCTCGACGGGAGGTGGGAGTGGCTCACCGTCGCCGTCGCGGGCGCCTGCGTCTATGTGGCGGCCAAAGCCCTCGGGGACTTTCCCATGGCCAAAACGGCGTACGCGGTCGCGGCGTGCGCGGTCCTGGCGGGCTGGGCACTGCGGCGCCGTCGGCGCCCGGAGCGGGAGACGGACCGCCGGGAGGTCGTGTCACAGGGGCGGGTTACTGTCTGA
- a CDS encoding helix-turn-helix domain-containing protein, whose amino-acid sequence MTTAVLETRVGPMLRGWREQRRLSQLELALRADSSARHISFIENGRSRPSEEMVLRLAEHLDVPVRERNALLLAAGYAPHYAQTPLDDPAMNSLREQMERLLRAYEPYPALMVDATYTVLAANRGIEMLLDGVAGHLLAPPVNAMRLTLHPEGLAPRIRNLAQWRGHLLEQMERQIALLRNDGLRALYEEVAAHPVPSGGPMPEDAGDPRALPFALPLRIEVAGTVLSFISTIATFNTPMDVTVSELAIETFLPADPETATYLQSLMP is encoded by the coding sequence ATGACAACTGCCGTACTGGAGACGAGAGTCGGGCCGATGCTGCGTGGCTGGCGCGAGCAGCGCCGGCTCAGCCAACTGGAGCTGGCGCTGCGCGCCGACTCCTCGGCGCGGCACATCAGCTTCATCGAGAACGGCAGGTCCCGCCCGAGCGAGGAGATGGTGCTGCGCCTCGCCGAGCACCTGGACGTGCCGGTCCGCGAACGCAACGCGCTGCTCCTGGCCGCCGGTTACGCCCCGCACTACGCCCAGACCCCGCTCGACGACCCCGCCATGAACTCGTTGCGCGAGCAGATGGAGCGCCTGCTCAGGGCGTACGAGCCGTATCCGGCACTGATGGTGGACGCGACGTACACGGTGCTCGCCGCCAACCGCGGCATCGAGATGCTGCTCGACGGTGTGGCCGGGCATCTGCTGGCCCCGCCGGTCAACGCCATGCGCCTGACCCTGCACCCCGAGGGCCTCGCTCCGCGCATCCGCAACCTGGCGCAGTGGCGCGGCCACCTCCTGGAACAGATGGAGCGTCAGATCGCCCTGCTGCGCAACGACGGCCTTCGCGCGCTGTACGAGGAGGTCGCCGCCCACCCCGTGCCGTCCGGCGGTCCGATGCCCGAGGACGCGGGCGACCCTCGGGCGCTTCCCTTCGCGCTGCCGCTGCGCATCGAGGTCGCGGGCACGGTCCTGTCGTTCATATCGACCATCGCCACGTTCAACACGCCGATGGATGTCACCGTCTCCGAGCTGGCCATCGAGACGTTCCTGCCGGCCGACCCGGAGACGGCGACGTACCTTCAGTCGCTCATGCCGTAG
- a CDS encoding nuclear transport factor 2 family protein: MHMSENRYGTAVARYFEAWNAGSGEQIAKAVAAAWVEDGTYTDPLADVAGHDAIAAVIGGARAQFPGFSFRLLGEVDGHHDIARFGWELVSAADGTAPVAGSDVITLAEDGRIRAVAGFLDRVPPTA, translated from the coding sequence ATGCACATGTCCGAGAACCGCTACGGGACCGCCGTCGCCCGCTACTTCGAGGCCTGGAACGCCGGTTCCGGTGAGCAGATCGCCAAGGCCGTCGCCGCCGCCTGGGTCGAGGACGGCACCTACACCGACCCCCTCGCGGACGTTGCCGGGCACGACGCCATCGCCGCCGTGATCGGCGGGGCGCGGGCCCAGTTCCCGGGGTTCTCGTTCCGGCTGCTCGGCGAGGTCGACGGTCACCACGACATCGCCCGCTTCGGATGGGAGCTGGTGTCGGCGGCCGACGGAACCGCCCCGGTCGCCGGGTCGGATGTGATCACCCTCGCCGAGGACGGCCGCATCCGTGCCGTCGCCGGGTTCCTGGACCGCGTACCGCCTACGGCATGA
- a CDS encoding histone deacetylase codes for MHVDRLAHYIRGGRPPGAARTYPGCRDRQLPALSVPLELPGALYFATRSPVWRGGRAFYDPGADGRVLARAHLISTGQFADIAAQEMYRDPGADLDLGEVLRTGRATLGEGRYETLVHAGWLEGRPVLTFTAPWRMDEVDWTAPSAAYLRHLAEGLREAGAWDDRAVTAYLAACPGTAGLWTEGAVAQLLAE; via the coding sequence ATGCATGTCGACCGGCTCGCCCACTACATCCGGGGCGGCCGGCCCCCGGGTGCGGCGCGGACCTACCCGGGGTGCCGCGACCGCCAACTCCCCGCGCTTTCCGTGCCGTTGGAGCTTCCGGGAGCGCTCTACTTCGCCACCCGCTCGCCCGTGTGGCGAGGCGGGCGGGCCTTCTACGACCCCGGCGCGGACGGGCGCGTCCTCGCCCGGGCCCATCTGATCTCGACGGGCCAGTTCGCCGACATCGCGGCGCAGGAGATGTACCGGGATCCCGGAGCGGACCTCGACCTCGGCGAGGTGCTGCGCACCGGACGGGCCACGCTCGGTGAGGGGCGGTACGAGACCCTGGTCCACGCCGGGTGGTTGGAGGGGCGGCCCGTGCTCACGTTCACCGCGCCCTGGCGCATGGACGAGGTCGACTGGACGGCCCCCTCGGCCGCCTATCTCAGGCACCTGGCGGAGGGCCTGCGGGAAGCGGGCGCCTGGGACGACCGAGCCGTTACGGCCTATCTGGCGGCGTGCCCGGGCACGGCGGGCCTGTGGACCGAGGGGGCGGTCGCCCAGCTCTTGGCGGAGTGA
- a CDS encoding GNAT family N-acetyltransferase → MTEIRSATEVLRVPAAGAAGGLVLRPWRAEDAETVIEAYGDPHIARWTTRAIEGPEDARWWLDLQRRGREDGTRLAFAVCAERLGTDDGAVLGNISLRWNEDTGREVAEVGYWTLAHARGQGVAPRALEALSAWAFEAFAQDGLRRVELLHQVDNLASCRVAEKAGYRFERILPAYPPYPRDGHVHVREAG, encoded by the coding sequence ATGACGGAGATACGGAGCGCGACGGAAGTGCTGCGGGTGCCCGCGGCCGGGGCGGCGGGCGGTCTGGTGCTGCGGCCCTGGCGGGCGGAGGACGCCGAGACGGTGATCGAGGCCTACGGTGACCCCCACATAGCGCGCTGGACCACGCGTGCGATCGAGGGCCCCGAGGACGCTCGGTGGTGGCTCGACCTCCAGCGGCGCGGCCGCGAGGACGGGACCCGGCTCGCCTTCGCCGTCTGCGCCGAGCGACTCGGCACGGACGACGGGGCGGTATTGGGAAACATCAGCCTGCGGTGGAACGAGGACACCGGCCGCGAGGTCGCCGAGGTCGGGTACTGGACGCTGGCCCACGCACGCGGGCAGGGCGTGGCTCCCCGCGCTCTGGAAGCGCTCTCAGCATGGGCGTTCGAAGCCTTCGCACAGGATGGGCTGCGCCGTGTCGAACTGCTTCACCAGGTCGACAACCTCGCCTCGTGCCGCGTCGCGGAGAAGGCGGGCTATCGCTTCGAGCGGATCCTGCCCGCCTATCCGCCCTACCCCAGGGACGGCCACGTCCACGTCCGCGAGGCGGGCTGA
- a CDS encoding glycoside hydrolase family 6 protein, with the protein MSRWSRSPVRCCLAVLAAALSLGFSAPASAPRSGEPYPGPYWVNPVGPAARQVTEWRGAGRAADAELIERISLRPQADWPRPEGIEQSVRALTGDAARAGRMPVLVAYNIPHRDCGGLSQGGAEDAASYRAWIEAFARGIGDRPATVIVEPDAIAHLVSGCPGAPSAERLSLLAHAVGQLKRGPATKVYLDAGHSGWVTDQSTLLGPLREAGVDRADGFSLNVSAFQTTASSAEYGHRLSAALGGKHFVVDTSRNGNGPYADGEDPWCNPPGRALGTPPTIATGDALIDAYLWVKRPGESDGTCRGGPAAGRWWPEYALGLARAAGAA; encoded by the coding sequence ATGTCCCGTTGGTCGCGCTCCCCTGTGCGCTGTTGCCTCGCGGTGCTCGCCGCCGCGCTCTCGCTCGGATTCAGCGCGCCGGCATCCGCGCCCCGGTCGGGCGAGCCGTACCCGGGTCCCTACTGGGTGAATCCGGTGGGCCCGGCCGCCCGGCAGGTCACCGAGTGGCGGGGCGCCGGCCGGGCGGCGGACGCGGAGCTGATCGAGCGCATCTCGCTGCGGCCGCAGGCGGACTGGCCCCGGCCCGAGGGCATCGAGCAGTCGGTACGCGCCCTCACCGGCGACGCCGCCCGCGCCGGACGGATGCCGGTCCTCGTCGCGTACAACATTCCCCACCGCGACTGCGGCGGGCTCTCGCAGGGCGGGGCCGAGGACGCGGCCTCCTACCGGGCATGGATCGAGGCGTTCGCGCGCGGCATCGGCGACCGTCCGGCCACGGTGATCGTCGAGCCGGACGCGATCGCCCACCTGGTGAGCGGCTGCCCGGGCGCGCCGTCGGCGGAGCGGCTGTCCCTACTCGCCCACGCCGTGGGGCAGTTGAAGCGCGGGCCCGCGACGAAGGTGTATCTCGACGCCGGGCACTCCGGCTGGGTCACCGACCAGTCGACGCTCCTGGGACCGCTGCGGGAGGCGGGGGTGGACCGGGCCGACGGGTTCTCGCTGAACGTCTCCGCGTTCCAGACGACCGCTTCCAGCGCCGAGTACGGGCACCGGCTCTCCGCCGCGCTGGGCGGCAAGCACTTCGTCGTCGACACCAGCCGCAACGGTAACGGCCCCTACGCCGACGGCGAGGACCCCTGGTGCAACCCGCCCGGCCGCGCGCTCGGCACCCCGCCCACGATCGCCACCGGGGACGCGCTGATCGACGCCTACCTGTGGGTCAAGCGCCCCGGCGAGTCGGACGGCACCTGCCGGGGCGGCCCGGCGGCCGGCCGCTGGTGGCCCGAGTACGCACTGGGCCTTGCACGCGCGGCCGGCGCGGCTTAG
- a CDS encoding antitoxin — translation MSMLDKLKGLLKGHEDRAHQGVEKAGDAFDAKTGNKYQSQVDMAQRKMNEQLGPDGSQNTPPQS, via the coding sequence ATGTCGATGCTCGACAAGCTCAAGGGCCTGCTGAAGGGCCACGAAGACCGGGCGCACCAGGGCGTGGAGAAAGCCGGCGACGCCTTCGACGCGAAGACCGGCAACAAGTACCAGAGCCAGGTCGACATGGCCCAGCGGAAGATGAACGAACAGCTGGGCCCCGACGGCTCGCAGAACACCCCACCGCAGAGCTAG
- a CDS encoding LmeA family phospholipid-binding protein — protein MRTPTRMQPRYRNPYDELAALADPEPDPHPDDEPWTDPDPALDPGADPASGTRSGSGPATQRLPGAIPGQTWAGRPTAGDAPTDGIFPTADAPGPEGPAAAHPRTEPGDDFFASPPRRRRASNSRRTRRGRRRRSSLLGAVPRATKLLIALVVGAGFLVLGDRCAVMYAEKKAQHALQSELGLAAAPQVDIHGFPFLTQVLDKRLERVDVTVPHVPADRVSLAKVRAGARDIELTGDLPSDISGAVIGSLNGEITLAFDDMNRELAASQVEFSRKTDNTVGADGKLTIAGQELRVSAAAQLRLDGDQGLSTDIDGMSLDMPGIAIYRPGRDRGLTLHRESAELIARDTARVKALLSVPAVVKRLGVPDKDVQVALRDEEKLHELAGTPRFAEQLTHVNLVDVVADHPWLLSRIGIDPKLIAGLLALRPPELSDRLSFSFTLPKEAHDLRLRDVRVEKNGIVATVSGTGLKVGKGT, from the coding sequence ATGCGAACCCCCACCCGCATGCAGCCCCGCTACCGCAACCCCTATGACGAACTGGCCGCCCTGGCCGACCCCGAGCCGGACCCCCACCCGGACGACGAACCCTGGACCGACCCCGATCCCGCCCTGGATCCCGGCGCCGATCCCGCCTCCGGCACCCGCTCCGGTTCCGGCCCCGCCACCCAGCGTCTCCCGGGGGCGATACCCGGGCAGACATGGGCGGGCCGCCCGACCGCCGGCGACGCCCCGACCGACGGCATCTTTCCGACCGCCGACGCCCCGGGGCCCGAGGGGCCCGCCGCCGCACATCCGCGCACGGAGCCGGGCGACGACTTCTTCGCCTCCCCGCCGCGTCGCCGCCGCGCCTCGAACTCCCGCCGCACCCGGCGCGGTCGCCGACGCCGCAGCAGCCTGCTCGGCGCCGTGCCCCGCGCCACCAAACTGCTGATCGCCCTCGTCGTGGGTGCGGGGTTCCTGGTCCTCGGTGACCGTTGCGCGGTGATGTACGCGGAGAAGAAGGCGCAGCACGCGCTCCAGTCCGAGCTCGGCCTTGCCGCCGCTCCCCAGGTCGACATCCACGGCTTCCCCTTCCTCACCCAGGTCCTGGACAAGCGCCTGGAACGCGTGGACGTCACCGTGCCGCATGTGCCCGCCGACCGTGTCTCCCTCGCGAAGGTACGGGCCGGAGCGCGCGACATCGAGCTGACGGGCGACCTGCCCAGCGACATCAGCGGCGCCGTGATCGGCAGTCTGAACGGCGAGATCACGCTCGCGTTCGACGACATGAACCGCGAACTGGCCGCCTCACAAGTCGAGTTCAGCCGCAAGACCGACAACACGGTTGGTGCGGACGGCAAGTTGACCATCGCCGGACAGGAACTCCGCGTCAGCGCGGCGGCTCAGCTGCGGCTCGACGGCGACCAGGGTCTGTCCACGGACATCGACGGCATGAGCCTGGACATGCCCGGCATCGCCATCTACCGGCCCGGCCGCGACCGGGGCCTGACGCTGCACCGCGAGAGCGCCGAACTCATCGCCCGCGACACCGCCCGGGTGAAGGCGCTGCTCTCGGTGCCCGCCGTGGTGAAACGGCTCGGGGTGCCGGACAAGGACGTCCAGGTGGCCCTGCGCGACGAGGAGAAGCTCCACGAACTGGCGGGCACGCCCCGCTTCGCCGAGCAGCTCACCCACGTCAACCTCGTCGACGTGGTGGCCGACCACCCCTGGCTCCTGTCGAGGATCGGCATCGACCCGAAGCTGATCGCCGGCCTGCTCGCCCTGCGGCCCCCGGAGCTGTCCGACCGCCTCTCCTTCTCGTTCACCCTCCCCAAGGAAGCGCACGATCTGCGTCTGCGTGACGTACGCGTCGAGAAGAACGGCATCGTGGCGACGGTCTCCGGCACGGGGCTCAAGGTCGGCAAGGGCACCTAG
- a CDS encoding amino acid permease: MTRQETPSKHARQFGLPIATALVMGNIIGGGIFLLPASVAPFGTISLVAFAVLTAGAIALALVFGRLAQRHPRTGGPYVYARAAFGDFAGFLAAWSYWITTWVSNAALAVAAVGYLDVLIPVHESKAATITAALLLQWLPALANLAGTRYVGAVQLLSTVLKFAPLLLVAVGGLFFFDPANLGPFQARGQSGLGAISASAAILLFSYLGVESAAVSAGEVRDPRRNVGRATILGTLGAALIYLLGTLSVFGTVPHDQLVSSTAPFTDAVNSMFGGSWGGTAVAVAALVSMVGALNGWTLLSAQTPYAAAKDGLFPQVFAAKRRGVPTAGVLVTAVLASLLTVYNYTAGSKGVFETLVLVTTFTATVPYLLSTAAQIYFLACGQSQRVHRSRLARDAVLAVLAFGFSMWLVAGSGYEAVYQGVLFLFAGVLVYAWMAARKQHGQTRTAD; the protein is encoded by the coding sequence ATGACCCGCCAAGAAACCCCGAGCAAGCACGCCCGGCAGTTCGGCCTGCCGATCGCCACCGCGCTGGTCATGGGCAACATCATCGGCGGCGGAATCTTCCTGCTGCCCGCCTCCGTCGCCCCGTTCGGCACGATCAGCCTGGTCGCGTTCGCCGTCCTCACCGCCGGCGCGATCGCCCTCGCCCTCGTCTTCGGCCGGCTCGCCCAACGCCACCCCCGGACCGGCGGCCCCTACGTCTACGCCCGTGCGGCCTTCGGCGACTTCGCCGGATTCCTCGCCGCCTGGTCGTACTGGATCACCACCTGGGTCTCCAACGCCGCCCTCGCGGTCGCCGCCGTCGGCTACCTCGACGTCCTCATACCCGTCCACGAGTCCAAGGCCGCGACGATCACCGCGGCCCTGCTCCTCCAGTGGCTCCCGGCCCTCGCCAACCTCGCCGGCACCCGGTACGTGGGCGCGGTCCAACTCCTGTCCACCGTCTTGAAGTTCGCCCCGCTGCTCCTGGTCGCCGTGGGCGGACTCTTCTTCTTCGACCCCGCCAACCTCGGCCCCTTCCAGGCGCGCGGACAGTCCGGGCTCGGCGCGATATCCGCGTCCGCCGCGATCCTGCTCTTCAGCTACCTCGGCGTCGAGTCCGCCGCCGTCAGCGCCGGCGAGGTCCGCGATCCGCGCCGCAACGTCGGCCGCGCCACCATCCTGGGCACCCTGGGAGCAGCCCTCATCTACCTCCTGGGAACGCTCTCCGTCTTCGGTACGGTCCCGCACGACCAACTGGTGTCCTCCACCGCGCCCTTCACGGACGCCGTGAACTCCATGTTCGGCGGCTCCTGGGGCGGCACCGCGGTCGCCGTCGCCGCGCTGGTCTCCATGGTCGGCGCCCTCAACGGCTGGACCCTGCTCAGCGCCCAGACCCCGTACGCCGCGGCCAAGGACGGGCTGTTCCCGCAAGTGTTCGCCGCGAAGCGGCGCGGCGTTCCGACGGCCGGCGTCCTGGTGACCGCCGTCCTCGCATCCCTCCTCACGGTCTACAACTACACCGCGGGATCCAAGGGCGTCTTCGAGACCCTGGTCCTGGTGACCACCTTCACCGCCACCGTCCCCTACCTCCTGTCGACCGCCGCCCAGATCTACTTCCTCGCCTGTGGCCAGTCGCAGCGCGTACACCGTTCCCGCCTGGCGCGCGACGCGGTCCTCGCGGTCCTCGCCTTCGGCTTCTCCATGTGGCTGGTGGCGGGCAGCGGTTACGAAGCGGTCTACCAGGGCGTCCTGTTCCTCTTCGCCGGTGTCCTCGTGTACGCGTGGATGGCGGCCCGCAAGCAGCACGGGCAGACGCGAACCGCGGACTGA